The following coding sequences lie in one Microcoleus sp. bin38.metabat.b11b12b14.051 genomic window:
- a CDS encoding L,D-transpeptidase, giving the protein MVNSKFLLNKLIVLSLSATALSIALQQQATAQSVANLNNSAIAQQAPKSEVKLPALGVPELPPLDEPSRYLPQDPKAAENPMEEVRLVLRLRERRVYVYRKNKVQASFPVAVGKDGWETPTGNFKVMQMIKDPVWEHPWTGELVPAGPDNPLGTRWIGFWTDGKNVIGFHGTPTPESIGRAASHGCVRMFDKDAQALFEKVAVGTPVIVEK; this is encoded by the coding sequence ATGGTAAACAGCAAATTTTTATTGAACAAGTTAATAGTGCTGAGTTTGAGTGCAACCGCGCTGTCGATCGCACTACAGCAACAAGCAACAGCCCAATCAGTTGCTAATTTGAATAATAGCGCGATCGCCCAGCAGGCGCCAAAATCAGAGGTAAAACTGCCAGCGCTGGGAGTTCCCGAACTGCCGCCCCTAGACGAACCGTCTCGGTATCTGCCGCAGGACCCAAAAGCTGCGGAAAATCCGATGGAGGAAGTGCGTTTAGTGCTGAGATTGCGAGAACGCCGCGTCTATGTTTACCGCAAAAATAAGGTGCAAGCCAGTTTCCCGGTGGCTGTGGGGAAAGACGGCTGGGAAACTCCCACGGGTAACTTTAAAGTTATGCAAATGATTAAAGATCCTGTTTGGGAGCATCCTTGGACGGGAGAACTTGTACCCGCAGGGCCGGACAATCCGCTGGGTACCAGGTGGATCGGGTTTTGGACGGATGGCAAAAATGTCATCGGTTTTCACGGGACTCCTACTCCAGAGTCGATCGGGCGAGCGGCTTCTCACGGTTGTGTCAGAATGTTCGATAAAGATGCCCAAGCTTTATTTGAGAAAGTCGCAGTGGGTACCCCAGTGATAGTTGAGAAGTAA
- a CDS encoding autotransporter codes for MRLQKIKLFTGATLSVLISAVSVNPAMANLPIEIAQTQTTTTANAQTVTGFVKSIVGDVVTIREDNAPYRTLRIQKCVLKILGLVPGMKVRASYVGSQVDNIVVIPNYKVVSTTVVRPSTPPPRPAPAPEPPPRPAPAPRPIPRPAPAPIPAPRPVPAPRPAPVRGLW; via the coding sequence ATGCGTCTTCAGAAGATCAAATTATTTACAGGTGCAACCCTGTCGGTGCTAATATCGGCGGTTTCAGTGAATCCTGCGATGGCTAACCTTCCAATTGAAATAGCCCAAACGCAGACCACCACAACAGCAAACGCTCAAACCGTTACCGGTTTTGTCAAAAGTATTGTTGGCGACGTAGTAACAATTCGCGAAGACAACGCCCCCTACCGGACTCTCAGGATTCAAAAATGCGTCCTGAAAATTCTCGGCCTCGTACCGGGAATGAAAGTCAGGGCTAGCTACGTTGGCTCTCAGGTGGACAATATCGTTGTGATCCCCAACTATAAGGTGGTATCGACAACGGTTGTTCGTCCCTCCACTCCACCACCGCGTCCAGCCCCAGCCCCAGAGCCACCGCCGCGTCCGGCTCCAGCTCCCCGCCCGATTCCCCGTCCGGCCCCAGCTCCGATTCCGGCTCCCCGTCCGGTTCCGGCTCCCCGTCCGGCTCCCGTGAGAGGCCTTTGGTAG
- a CDS encoding sorbosone dehydrogenase family protein: MYYLRFLLLILLLPLVACDRATEATATPAAAPSPLSQIPSPVPLTNVRTPQTLPTKPLSPQPIRIAPASLPQPFATESASKPPQVIAIPPSPVLRVPPGFVVNVFADNLDAPRWLALTPTGDVLVTETRQNRIRLLRDANGDGVAEVNMTFASAQNKLNIPFGMAFADRYFFLANTAEVRRFPYTKGQEQLTGSGEKIADLPGGGYNQHWTRNVVVSPNNRQLFVSVGSQSNADVEPLPRASVQVMNLDGTNQQTFASGLRNPVGLDFHPKTNQLYTTVNERDGLGDDLVPDYLTRIRQGEFYGWPYTYFKPNLLDPRHVKNGNSERPDLAAKTLMPDVLFQAHSAALGLQFYDGKTFPKRFLNGAFVAFRGSWNRNAGTGYKIVFVPFNAATGRPQGYYEDFLTGFLTDPSGPKTWGRPVGLLVLPDGSLLFTEEANNRIYRVQYRGPQ, translated from the coding sequence ATGTATTACCTGCGTTTCCTGTTGCTAATTCTACTGCTGCCGCTGGTTGCGTGCGATCGAGCTACAGAGGCCACAGCGACTCCCGCAGCCGCCCCAAGCCCGCTGTCGCAGATTCCCTCCCCAGTACCGCTGACCAATGTTCGCACCCCTCAAACTCTGCCCACCAAACCGCTTTCCCCGCAGCCAATCCGGATTGCACCAGCTTCTTTACCGCAGCCTTTCGCCACAGAAAGCGCCTCGAAACCTCCTCAAGTCATAGCGATTCCCCCATCGCCAGTGCTGCGAGTACCTCCTGGCTTTGTCGTCAACGTTTTTGCTGACAATTTAGACGCTCCCCGATGGCTGGCTTTGACGCCGACAGGGGATGTTTTGGTAACAGAAACCCGCCAGAATCGGATCAGGCTGTTGCGCGATGCCAACGGTGACGGCGTTGCTGAGGTAAACATGACTTTTGCTAGCGCCCAAAACAAGTTAAATATTCCCTTTGGTATGGCTTTTGCCGATCGCTATTTTTTCCTAGCAAACACCGCTGAAGTCCGCCGATTTCCCTACACAAAAGGGCAGGAACAATTAACAGGTAGCGGTGAAAAAATTGCCGATTTACCGGGCGGCGGCTACAACCAACACTGGACGCGAAATGTTGTAGTTTCTCCCAACAACCGCCAGCTTTTTGTATCAGTTGGTTCCCAGTCTAATGCCGATGTCGAACCGCTGCCGAGGGCGTCGGTGCAAGTGATGAATTTGGACGGCACCAACCAGCAAACTTTTGCTTCAGGTTTGCGAAATCCCGTGGGATTGGATTTTCACCCCAAAACCAATCAACTCTACACGACAGTCAACGAACGCGACGGTTTGGGAGATGATTTGGTGCCGGATTACTTGACAAGAATTCGTCAAGGTGAGTTTTACGGCTGGCCTTACACTTATTTTAAACCGAATTTGCTGGACCCGCGCCACGTCAAAAATGGGAATAGCGAGCGACCGGATTTAGCAGCAAAAACATTGATGCCGGATGTTTTGTTTCAGGCGCATTCCGCAGCTTTGGGACTGCAATTTTACGACGGAAAAACGTTTCCTAAAAGATTTCTGAACGGGGCATTTGTGGCGTTTCGCGGCAGTTGGAACCGCAATGCTGGAACCGGTTATAAAATTGTGTTTGTACCTTTTAATGCGGCAACCGGACGCCCTCAAGGTTATTATGAGGATTTTCTGACGGGTTTTCTCACAGACCCGTCGGGCCCGAAAACTTGGGGGCGACCAGTTGGTTTGCTGGTTTTACCGGACGGGAGTTTGCTGTTTACTGAGGAGGCGAACAACCGGATTTATCGGGTTCAGTACCGCGGGCCGCAATAG
- a CDS encoding carbamoyltransferase: MNILGISAYYHDSAAALIRDGEIIAAAQEERFSRKKHDARFPKNAIAYCLKEANIELRELDRIVFYDKPLVKFERLLETYLAYAPKGFRSFLTAMPIWLKEKLYLKTMLKRELAEMANCKSNKLPPLLFTEHHQSHAASAFFPSPFQKAAVLCLDGVGEWATTSVWLGDGNQLTPQWEIDFPHSLGLLYSAFTYYTGFKVNSGEYKLMGLAPYGEPKFVDKILTHLIDLKDDGTFRLDMDYFNYTVGLTMTNQKFDELFEGPARQAEGKLTQREMDIAASIQVVTEEVVLRLCRTVKKELDVDYLCLAGGVALNCVANGRLLRENIFKDIWIQPAAGDAGGALGAALAIWYQYCEQTRTVGDESLVANNIKEERTEVLTTNLERTEVLTTNLERTEVLTTNLERTEVLTTNLERTEVLTTNQAVATVAKSVAHLTCHDKMRGSYLGPRYADAEIIEYLDAVKASYHRLDDAELMPQLAEILEQGNVIGWFQGRMEFGPRALGGRSIIGDPRNAKMQSVMNLKIKYRESFRPFAPSILAERVADYFEIDHSSPYMLLVAPVKASLRIPMTAEQEQLFGIEKLNIPRSEIPAVTHVDYSARIQTVHKETNPRYYDLISHFEERSGCSTLVNTSFNVRGEPIVCTPEDAYRCFMRTEMDYLVIENYLIPKSEQIPWKQDDAWKNEFELD, from the coding sequence ATGAACATACTTGGAATCTCGGCGTATTACCACGACAGCGCCGCCGCCTTAATTCGCGATGGAGAAATTATCGCCGCAGCGCAGGAAGAAAGATTTTCCCGCAAAAAGCACGACGCCAGATTTCCTAAGAATGCGATCGCCTATTGCCTAAAAGAAGCAAACATAGAATTGCGGGAACTCGATCGCATCGTCTTTTACGACAAACCATTAGTCAAATTCGAGCGCCTACTCGAAACCTATTTAGCCTACGCACCCAAAGGTTTTCGCTCTTTCCTCACCGCCATGCCCATCTGGCTAAAAGAAAAGCTTTACCTCAAAACCATGCTCAAAAGAGAGCTCGCAGAAATGGCAAACTGCAAAAGCAATAAACTGCCACCTCTGCTATTTACCGAACACCACCAATCCCACGCAGCCTCAGCATTTTTCCCCAGCCCGTTTCAAAAAGCAGCCGTTTTGTGCCTCGACGGCGTGGGCGAATGGGCCACAACCTCAGTCTGGCTGGGAGACGGCAACCAACTCACACCTCAGTGGGAAATCGATTTTCCCCACTCCTTGGGTTTGCTTTATTCAGCTTTCACCTACTACACAGGCTTCAAAGTCAACTCTGGCGAATACAAACTCATGGGTTTAGCGCCCTACGGCGAACCCAAGTTTGTAGACAAAATTCTCACCCATTTAATCGACCTCAAAGATGACGGAACTTTCCGTTTAGACATGGATTATTTCAACTACACTGTTGGCTTAACCATGACAAATCAGAAGTTTGACGAACTGTTTGAAGGCCCTGCACGCCAAGCTGAAGGTAAATTAACTCAGCGGGAAATGGACATTGCAGCTTCGATTCAAGTTGTCACCGAAGAAGTTGTTTTGCGGCTGTGCAGAACAGTTAAAAAAGAATTGGATGTCGATTATCTTTGTCTCGCCGGCGGCGTTGCTCTCAACTGCGTTGCTAACGGCAGGCTTTTGCGGGAAAATATTTTCAAGGATATTTGGATTCAGCCGGCGGCGGGAGATGCTGGCGGTGCTTTGGGCGCAGCTTTGGCGATTTGGTATCAGTATTGCGAACAAACTCGCACTGTGGGCGATGAGTCACTCGTTGCAAATAATATTAAGGAAGAGAGGACTGAAGTCCTTACTACGAACCTGGAGAGGACTGAAGTCCTTACTACGAACCTGGAGAGGACTGAAGTCCTTACTACGAACCTGGAGAGGACTGAAGTCCTTACTACGAACCTGGAGAGGACTGAAGTCCTTACTACGAACCAAGCTGTCGCAACTGTGGCGAAGTCTGTGGCTCATTTAACTTGTCACGACAAAATGCGGGGCTCGTATTTGGGGCCACGCTATGCTGACGCGGAAATTATCGAATATTTGGATGCTGTCAAAGCTAGCTATCACCGATTGGACGATGCCGAATTGATGCCACAGTTGGCGGAAATTTTGGAACAGGGAAACGTCATCGGATGGTTCCAAGGGCGGATGGAATTTGGGCCGCGGGCTCTGGGCGGGCGATCGATAATTGGCGATCCTCGCAATGCTAAGATGCAATCCGTGATGAACCTGAAAATCAAATATCGGGAATCATTTCGACCCTTTGCACCGTCAATCTTAGCCGAACGAGTTGCCGATTATTTCGAGATTGACCATTCTAGCCCTTATATGCTATTGGTTGCTCCAGTCAAAGCCAGTCTCCGCATTCCCATGACTGCGGAACAAGAACAGTTGTTTGGCATTGAAAAGCTTAACATTCCGCGATCGGAAATTCCGGCTGTCACCCACGTCGATTACTCCGCCCGCATCCAAACAGTTCACAAAGAAACCAATCCTCGGTACTATGACTTAATCAGTCACTTTGAAGAGCGATCGGGCTGTTCGACTTTAGTAAATACATCTTTCAACGTCCGAGGCGAACCAATTGTTTGCACTCCCGAAGATGCTTACCGCTGTTTCATGCGAACCGAAATGGACTATCTAGTTATAGAGAATTACTTGATTCCCAAATCTGAACAAATCCCTTGGAAACAAGATGATGCTTGGAAAAATGAATTTGAATTAGATTAG
- a CDS encoding SxtJ family membrane protein — protein sequence MSDEIKKLDKKGLRDFGLLIGGLIAVLFGLVVPLLRRSSLPWWPWAICAVLVVLALVAPKSLNPVYHAWMQFGLTLNKIETPIILGIVFYLIIWPMGVIKGIFGEDAMRRKLNPKMDTYRVPSKARTKVSMERPF from the coding sequence ATGAGCGACGAAATTAAAAAACTCGATAAAAAAGGCCTGCGCGACTTCGGCCTCCTAATTGGCGGCTTAATAGCAGTGCTCTTTGGTTTAGTAGTACCTTTACTGCGGCGCAGTTCTCTACCTTGGTGGCCCTGGGCAATTTGTGCAGTCCTAGTTGTGCTAGCATTAGTTGCGCCGAAATCCCTGAATCCCGTTTATCACGCATGGATGCAGTTTGGACTAACCCTCAACAAGATTGAAACGCCGATTATTTTGGGGATAGTTTTTTATCTGATAATTTGGCCGATGGGAGTTATCAAAGGCATATTTGGCGAAGATGCCATGCGGCGCAAGTTGAACCCGAAAATGGATACTTACCGCGTCCCGAGTAAAGCCAGAACAAAAGTTAGTATGGAGCGTCCTTTCTAA
- a CDS encoding DUF5989 family protein encodes MFESTVDFLKDLWAFMKERQKYWLLPLIVTLVFLGALIVLSQGSVIAPFIYTLF; translated from the coding sequence GTGTTTGAATCAACAGTAGACTTTCTCAAAGATTTGTGGGCGTTTATGAAGGAACGCCAAAAGTATTGGTTGCTACCATTAATTGTGACTTTAGTGTTTTTGGGAGCTTTGATTGTATTGAGTCAGGGTTCTGTTATTGCTCCGTTTATTTACACGCTGTTTTGA
- a CDS encoding SGNH/GDSL hydrolase family protein, protein MSKLKTLGVNLGLTLGGLLMGVVIGEIGLRVAKVDGYAKIADVADSAPTRFHTGDPDLGWKLKPGVSGEWKGEGASFVQVNSEGLRDREHAKAKPPNTLRVAVLGDSFTEAIHVPVEQTFWSKLERKLDNCNAVKGKKKVEVINFGVQGYGTAQELVMLRQKVWDYNPDIVVLAFFIGNDVINNSPKLEYDLYRPFFRYNTNGKLVADMSFRNLPPIDRNQKAVSFVDRMPSFLVNNSRILQVIKKVDLERKKRQLSEDFTALSSKNFNPPEDAAWKDAWRVTEGLIVKLHNEVAQKNADFLLVTIGDPIQVDRDPVKRKKFMQEHKIQDLFYPDRRLEKLGARQGFRVLNLTEQFQGYTEKFQVCAHGFDNSVPCGGHWNELGHRLGSILINRNLCETLQQSQVPKK, encoded by the coding sequence ATGAGCAAGTTGAAAACTTTGGGTGTCAATTTAGGTTTGACACTCGGCGGTTTATTGATGGGGGTGGTAATTGGTGAAATTGGATTGCGAGTTGCGAAAGTTGATGGCTACGCCAAAATAGCAGATGTCGCAGATTCTGCACCAACTCGTTTCCATACTGGCGATCCGGATTTGGGTTGGAAGCTCAAACCCGGTGTGTCGGGCGAGTGGAAGGGCGAAGGTGCGAGTTTTGTGCAGGTGAATAGCGAGGGTTTGCGCGATCGCGAACACGCAAAAGCAAAACCTCCGAATACCTTGCGCGTCGCGGTTTTGGGCGATTCTTTCACTGAAGCCATTCACGTACCTGTCGAACAAACTTTCTGGTCGAAATTGGAACGAAAACTAGACAATTGCAATGCTGTCAAGGGCAAAAAAAAAGTTGAAGTCATCAATTTCGGCGTCCAAGGTTACGGTACTGCTCAAGAATTGGTAATGCTGCGCCAAAAAGTATGGGATTACAATCCTGATATTGTAGTTCTTGCCTTTTTTATTGGCAATGATGTAATTAACAATTCGCCGAAATTAGAATACGACCTCTACCGACCATTTTTTAGATATAATACTAACGGCAAGTTGGTAGCCGATATGTCTTTTCGCAACCTGCCACCGATCGATCGCAACCAAAAAGCAGTTTCTTTTGTAGACAGGATGCCGAGTTTTCTTGTCAACAATTCGCGCATCTTGCAGGTGATTAAAAAGGTAGATTTAGAGCGGAAAAAGCGACAATTATCTGAGGACTTTACCGCTTTGAGTAGCAAAAACTTCAATCCACCTGAGGATGCAGCTTGGAAAGATGCGTGGAGAGTGACAGAGGGCTTGATTGTGAAGTTGCACAATGAAGTAGCGCAGAAAAACGCTGATTTCTTGCTAGTGACAATTGGCGATCCGATCCAAGTCGATCGCGATCCGGTAAAGCGGAAAAAATTTATGCAGGAACACAAAATTCAGGATTTATTTTATCCCGACAGGCGGCTGGAAAAATTGGGCGCGCGCCAGGGTTTTCGGGTACTGAATTTAACTGAACAGTTCCAAGGTTATACCGAAAAATTTCAAGTTTGCGCCCACGGTTTTGATAATTCTGTACCCTGTGGGGGTCACTGGAACGAACTCGGACACCGGCTGGGAAGTATCCTGATCAACCGAAATTTGTGCGAAACTTTGCAACAGTCTCAAGTCCCCAAAAAATAA
- a CDS encoding hemolysin family protein — MSPSTDLLIVFLLVFLNGVFVMSEMAIISVRKVRLQQMANQGSRNARVALELANAPNQFLPTVQIGITLLAILSGAFGETTISKRVEPLLRLIPALAPYSQAIASVIAILTITYLTIIIGELVPKRLALNNPEPIASSVAIPMRMLSKIGAPAVYVLSYSTELILRIMGIVPSTEPQVTEEEIKVLIEQGTEAGTFEEAEQDMVERVFRLGDRRVSALMTPRPDLTWLDLDDSVEENRQKMLGSGHSRFPVCQGGLDNVVGLVHVTDMLSRTLTGQTLDLSASLRRPLFVPESTRGLKVLELFKQSSNQIALVVDEYGVIQGLVTVNDILVELVGEFPSIEDADEPQAVQREDGSWLLDGMLPVEDFVELFGIEEISSENRGSYHTMGGFVITNLGKIPAAAEHFEWNGLRVEVVDMDGNRVDKILVMPIDSAGDRAKTEPKT; from the coding sequence ATGTCCCCAAGTACCGACCTTCTGATTGTTTTCCTGCTGGTTTTCCTCAATGGCGTGTTTGTGATGTCAGAGATGGCCATCATCTCAGTACGGAAAGTGAGACTGCAACAGATGGCTAACCAGGGTTCGAGGAATGCCCGCGTAGCTTTGGAGCTGGCTAATGCCCCCAATCAGTTCTTGCCGACAGTTCAAATCGGAATTACGCTGCTAGCTATCCTGTCGGGGGCTTTCGGAGAAACGACCATTTCTAAAAGAGTAGAGCCTCTTTTGCGGTTGATTCCGGCCTTGGCCCCCTACTCTCAGGCGATCGCCTCAGTCATCGCAATTTTAACCATAACTTATCTCACCATAATTATCGGCGAACTCGTGCCGAAGCGGCTGGCACTCAACAACCCCGAGCCGATCGCCTCTAGTGTGGCTATTCCCATGCGAATGCTCTCAAAAATTGGTGCTCCTGCCGTTTATGTGTTAAGTTATTCCACGGAATTAATCTTGCGGATTATGGGGATTGTCCCTTCAACGGAGCCGCAAGTTACAGAGGAAGAAATTAAAGTTTTAATCGAGCAAGGAACCGAAGCCGGAACCTTTGAAGAAGCCGAACAGGACATGGTAGAAAGAGTGTTCCGTTTAGGCGATCGGCGAGTCAGCGCTCTCATGACACCGCGACCCGATCTGACTTGGCTCGACCTCGACGATTCAGTAGAAGAAAACCGCCAAAAGATGCTCGGTAGCGGTCATTCCCGGTTCCCAGTTTGTCAGGGCGGACTCGATAACGTTGTCGGTTTAGTACACGTTACCGATATGTTATCTCGCACTTTAACAGGTCAAACCCTCGATTTAAGTGCTTCTTTGCGGAGGCCTTTATTTGTGCCGGAGAGCACCCGCGGTTTAAAAGTCTTAGAGCTTTTCAAGCAATCTAGCAATCAAATTGCCTTGGTGGTAGACGAATACGGCGTCATTCAAGGATTGGTGACAGTCAATGACATTTTAGTCGAATTAGTTGGCGAATTTCCCTCGATTGAAGATGCCGACGAACCGCAAGCCGTGCAGCGTGAAGACGGTTCTTGGCTGTTAGACGGAATGCTGCCTGTCGAAGATTTTGTTGAACTGTTTGGTATCGAAGAAATTTCGTCAGAAAATAGGGGAAGTTACCACACAATGGGCGGTTTTGTGATTACAAATTTGGGCAAAATTCCGGCTGCTGCCGAGCATTTTGAGTGGAACGGCTTGCGCGTCGAAGTCGTGGATATGGACGGCAACCGAGTTGATAAGATATTGGTAATGCCGATCGACTCAGCGGGCGATCGAGCTAAAACCGAACCAAAAACCTAA